The genomic segment TAATGAGCACTTTATCTCCCGATGTTGCCAGTTGGCGCTGTTTCAGTGTGGCTTCTGTTACTGCCATCAGCTCATCGAAGGAGTTGGGGGCATTGGTGAGCAAGACAGGTTTCACACCCCAAATGAGATTGAGTCGGTGATAAACTGCATGGTTAGGGGTGAGGGCTACAACAGGTACTCTAGGGCGTTCTGCGGCGGCAAGACGAGCAGTATACCCTGTGGAGGTGTAGGCCACAATACATCGCAAGGGTAGAATTTCATCAATGACGTTCAAGGCTTCACTAATGGCATGGGTTTCGTCGTTTTTGTCTGGTGGTAAGTTGGTAAATTGCAAATTAGGCTCAATTTCTGTCGCAATTCTCACCAGCATTTCAACGGCTTGCACTGGATAGCTGCCTACAGCCGACTCGCCTGACAACATGACGGCAT from the Cyanobacteriota bacterium genome contains:
- a CDS encoding pyruvate kinase — its product is LLQKKIIRACNQRGIPVITATQMLDSMIQNPRPTRAEASDVANAILDGTDAVMLSGESAVGSYPVQAVEMLVRIATEIEPNLQFTNLPPDKNDETHAISEALNVIDEILPLRCIVAYTSTGYTARLAAAERPRVPVVALTPNHAVYHRLNLIWGVKPVLLTNAPNSFDELMAVTEATLKQRQLATSGDKVLITGGVPMNRPGGTNFLKIHTIA